In Candidatus Binatia bacterium, one DNA window encodes the following:
- the ftsW gene encoding putative lipid II flippase FtsW: protein MKPRQSLQSLRQRVVMPRLHRPDWWLLLATATLAGLGVVMVFNASYFFAQYRYEDPLLFFRKHVMALIWGTVALVGVSRVRLQWFERLALPFAAGVAVALVLTLIPGLGVVRGGARRWLALGPLGFQPSELAKIAVVLFLARTLSMRRESLQGLVAGLLPPLLSVGACVLLIVAQPDFGTAAIIIMVLGLMLFGAGARATHLVGLVLLAVPPVIYAVVYAPYRLRRVLAFLDPWKYSQDIAFQLVQSLIAFGSGGLTGVGLGESQQKMFFLPEAHTDFIFALVGEELGVLGAIGVLGLFALLGVRGFRIALRHPDPFGSLLAFGLTLVILLEAIVNVGVVVGLLPTKGLALPFLSYGGTALVCTMIEIGILTALSRMTG from the coding sequence GTGAAGCCCCGACAGTCCCTGCAGAGCCTGCGCCAGCGTGTGGTCATGCCGCGCCTGCACCGGCCCGACTGGTGGTTGCTGCTGGCGACCGCAACGCTGGCCGGACTTGGCGTGGTGATGGTGTTCAACGCCAGCTACTTCTTCGCGCAGTATCGCTACGAAGATCCGCTGCTGTTCTTCCGGAAACATGTCATGGCGCTGATCTGGGGCACCGTGGCGCTGGTGGGGGTGTCGCGGGTGCGACTGCAATGGTTCGAGCGCCTCGCCTTGCCGTTTGCGGCGGGTGTCGCCGTGGCACTGGTCTTAACCCTGATCCCCGGCCTTGGCGTGGTGCGCGGCGGCGCCCGTCGCTGGCTCGCGCTGGGGCCCCTGGGTTTTCAGCCGTCGGAGCTCGCCAAGATCGCCGTCGTGCTGTTCCTGGCGCGCACCCTGTCGATGCGCCGCGAGTCGCTCCAGGGGCTGGTTGCCGGGTTGCTGCCGCCGCTGCTTTCGGTTGGCGCATGCGTGTTGCTCATCGTGGCCCAGCCGGACTTCGGCACCGCCGCCATCATTATCATGGTTCTCGGGCTGATGCTGTTTGGCGCCGGAGCCCGCGCCACGCATCTGGTCGGCCTGGTCCTGCTGGCGGTGCCGCCGGTGATCTACGCCGTCGTGTACGCTCCCTACCGGCTGCGCCGCGTCCTCGCCTTTCTCGATCCCTGGAAGTACAGCCAGGACATCGCCTTTCAGTTGGTGCAGTCTCTGATCGCCTTCGGTTCCGGCGGGCTCACCGGTGTCGGACTCGGGGAGAGCCAACAGAAGATGTTCTTTCTGCCCGAGGCCCACACCGACTTCATCTTCGCGCTCGTCGGCGAAGAACTCGGTGTCCTCGGAGCGATCGGCGTCCTCGGCCTGTTTGCCCTCCTCGGAGTGCGCGGCTTTCGTATCGCCCTCCGACATCCGGACCCGTTCGGCAGCCTGCTCGCCTTTGGCCTTACGCTGGTGATCTTGCTGGAGGCGATCGTCAACGTCGGGGTGGTGGTCGGCTTGCTGCCCACGAAAGGCCTCGCCCTGCCGTTTCTGAGTTACGGCGGTACGGCCCTGGTTTGCACCATGATCGAGATCGGCATCCTGACCGCGCTTTCGCGCATGACCGGGTAG
- the murG gene encoding undecaprenyldiphospho-muramoylpentapeptide beta-N-acetylglucosaminyltransferase, whose protein sequence is MIVAGGGTGGHLFPGLAVAEEVAARGAEVLFVGSAFGIEATAVPQTRFRFEPIVVRGARGRGLRGLIEFAGQFPAAVRRARHLVRETRPDVVLGLGGYGSVPVVVAAWSLGVPSVLMEQNVHPGLANRCLAHVARRVCTTFRESAAFFPAGKAVQTGNPVRRLVAAEVPRSEAFTIFVFGGSQGAHTINVAAVDAAGILREKLCKLRIVHQTGAADESWVRRRYQEMGVAAEVLPFVHDMGTAYGQADVVVCRAGATTLAELASVGRPAILVPYPYAADDHQRRNAEVLAQGGAAEVVLDRDLNGALLAERILALAADTPRLRSMAVAARRFARPDAAAQVADICRQVAGARR, encoded by the coding sequence ATGATCGTCGCTGGCGGGGGGACCGGCGGTCACCTCTTCCCGGGGCTGGCCGTCGCTGAAGAGGTGGCCGCGCGCGGCGCCGAGGTGCTCTTTGTCGGCAGCGCGTTCGGCATCGAGGCGACCGCTGTGCCGCAGACTCGCTTCCGCTTCGAGCCGATCGTAGTGCGCGGTGCACGCGGACGCGGGCTGCGCGGGCTGATCGAGTTTGCCGGTCAGTTTCCCGCTGCCGTGCGCCGCGCCCGCCATCTCGTGCGCGAGACGAGACCAGACGTTGTTCTCGGGCTGGGAGGCTACGGATCGGTGCCCGTTGTGGTCGCGGCCTGGTCTCTCGGCGTACCGAGCGTGTTGATGGAACAGAACGTTCACCCCGGCCTCGCCAATCGCTGCCTCGCTCACGTGGCGCGGCGGGTATGCACGACTTTCCGAGAAAGTGCCGCATTCTTTCCGGCCGGGAAGGCGGTGCAAACCGGCAACCCGGTACGCCGACTCGTGGCCGCCGAGGTTCCCCGCTCCGAGGCGTTCACGATCTTCGTGTTCGGTGGAAGCCAGGGCGCCCACACTATCAATGTGGCGGCAGTTGACGCGGCGGGCATTCTGAGGGAAAAGCTTTGTAAACTCCGAATTGTTCATCAAACCGGGGCAGCGGACGAAAGTTGGGTGCGGCGGCGGTATCAGGAGATGGGAGTGGCTGCGGAGGTGCTCCCGTTTGTGCACGACATGGGTACGGCGTACGGCCAGGCCGATGTGGTCGTTTGTCGTGCCGGTGCGACGACTCTGGCCGAACTCGCCAGCGTCGGCCGCCCTGCCATTCTCGTCCCGTACCCCTATGCGGCCGACGATCATCAGCGCCGCAACGCGGAGGTCCTTGCGCAGGGTGGCGCCGCGGAGGTCGTCCTCGACCGCGATCTGAACGGGGCTTTGTTGGCCGAACGGATACTTGCACTGGCGGCCGATACGCCGCGCCTGCGGTCGATGGCGGTCGCCGCCCGGCGTTTTGCGAGACCGGACGCGGCGGCGCAGGTGGCCGACATCTGCCGGCAGGTTGCCGGGGCGCGGAGGTGA
- the murC gene encoding UDP-N-acetylmuramate--L-alanine ligase, with protein MSGIAELCLHMGHDVSGSDMTENEATRRLVRLGARVALGHNADLVGPETDVVVISSAVKYSNPEVVRARELKTPVIPRAEMLAELMRTKWGVAVAGTHGKTTTTSLVAAVLARAGLDPTVVIGGKVHALGSNAQLGNGDLMVAEADESDGTFLLLSPTIAVVTNIDPEHLDFYGDMERVKSAYLGFVNRVPFFGCAVLCIDDATVRGLLPHVRKRVITYGTSADADYVARDIAVTGMETRFLVERGGSIWAEATVRMPGRHHALNALAALAVAAELDVDVETACRALGEFGGIHRRFEICGEPAGVMVVSDYGHHPTEIRATIAAAREGFGRRIVVLFQPHRFSRTRDLFAEFLEAFDDADQVFLTDIYPAGEEPIEGLGGEVLYGALRRRGHVDVAYVSAWRDLPEVVQGSVRPGDLVLVLGAGSIHEVGDMLVRRLSGTEAVSVQ; from the coding sequence ATGAGCGGCATCGCCGAACTCTGCCTGCACATGGGGCACGACGTTAGCGGCTCCGACATGACCGAGAACGAGGCGACGCGGAGGCTGGTGCGCCTCGGCGCAAGAGTGGCGCTCGGTCATAACGCCGACCTGGTCGGGCCGGAAACCGACGTCGTCGTTATCTCCTCCGCCGTCAAGTACTCGAATCCGGAAGTGGTCCGTGCCCGTGAGCTGAAGACGCCGGTTATTCCGCGGGCCGAGATGCTGGCCGAACTCATGCGCACGAAGTGGGGCGTCGCCGTCGCCGGGACGCACGGCAAGACGACCACCACGTCGCTGGTAGCGGCGGTCCTGGCGCGCGCCGGGCTCGATCCGACCGTCGTTATCGGCGGCAAAGTGCACGCCCTCGGCAGCAACGCCCAGTTGGGCAACGGCGATCTCATGGTTGCCGAAGCCGACGAAAGCGACGGCACCTTCCTGCTGCTGTCGCCGACGATCGCGGTCGTCACTAACATCGATCCCGAGCACCTCGACTTCTACGGCGACATGGAGCGGGTCAAGTCGGCTTACCTCGGCTTCGTCAACCGGGTGCCGTTCTTCGGATGCGCGGTTCTTTGTATCGACGACGCCACGGTGCGCGGCCTGCTGCCGCACGTGCGCAAGCGGGTCATCACCTACGGTACGAGCGCCGATGCCGATTATGTCGCACGCGACATCGCCGTCACCGGCATGGAAACCCGCTTTCTGGTTGAACGCGGAGGATCGATCTGGGCCGAGGCGACCGTCCGGATGCCGGGACGGCACCATGCCCTCAATGCACTGGCGGCTCTGGCCGTAGCCGCCGAGCTCGACGTCGACGTCGAGACGGCCTGCCGCGCTCTGGGCGAATTCGGCGGGATCCACCGCCGCTTCGAAATTTGCGGCGAACCCGCCGGCGTCATGGTCGTCAGCGACTACGGCCACCATCCCACCGAGATCCGCGCCACTATCGCCGCCGCGCGGGAGGGCTTCGGCCGACGCATCGTGGTGCTCTTTCAGCCCCACCGCTTCTCGCGCACCCGCGACCTGTTCGCCGAGTTCCTCGAGGCGTTCGACGACGCCGACCAGGTGTTCCTGACCGATATCTATCCTGCCGGCGAAGAACCCATCGAAGGCCTCGGCGGCGAAGTGCTCTACGGCGCCCTGCGGCGGCGCGGACATGTCGACGTGGCCTACGTGTCGGCGTGGCGCGATCTCCCCGAGGTTGTACAGGGCAGCGTCCGCCCCGGTGACCTCGTGCTTGTACTGGGTGCCGGATCGATTCACGAAGTCGGTGACATGCTGGTCAGACGCCTTTCGGGCACGGAGGCGGTTAGCGTCCAATGA
- the mraY gene encoding phospho-N-acetylmuramoyl-pentapeptide-transferase has product MLYHLLYPLHVSHSAFNVFRYITFRTLIAALAALLISFLLGPWVIRHLTARQIGQTIRPDGPERHLSKAGTPTMGGTLILFSSLLATLLFADLANFYVWLIVGVTVGFAAIGFVDDYSKLRRGNARGLSGREKLAAQFALAGLAAGVLFTRPDFTPTVYVPLFKDVSIYLGWGYVPFAALVVVGASNAVNLTDGLDGLAIGPVMTTAFTYGVFSYVTGNVRLADYLQLPYVPGVGELSIFCGALLCAGLGFLWFNAYPAEMFMGDVGSLPLGAALGLVALATKQEIVLVVVGGVFVVEALSVIFQVVSFKLRRKRVFRMAPIHHHFELKGWPEPQIIVRFWIVSIICAIAALSTLKLR; this is encoded by the coding sequence ATGCTGTATCACCTCCTCTATCCCCTTCACGTCAGTCACTCGGCCTTCAATGTCTTTCGCTACATCACTTTCCGAACACTGATCGCAGCGCTTGCCGCGCTCCTGATCTCTTTCCTTCTCGGCCCCTGGGTGATTCGTCACCTCACGGCGCGGCAGATCGGGCAGACCATTCGCCCTGACGGACCGGAGCGGCATCTCTCGAAAGCGGGTACGCCGACGATGGGAGGTACCCTCATCCTGTTTTCGTCGCTCCTGGCGACGCTGTTGTTTGCCGACCTGGCCAACTTCTACGTCTGGCTCATCGTCGGCGTGACGGTCGGTTTTGCCGCCATCGGATTCGTAGACGACTACAGCAAGCTTCGCCGGGGCAACGCCCGTGGTCTCAGCGGACGCGAGAAACTTGCCGCGCAGTTCGCCCTGGCAGGGCTGGCCGCGGGGGTGCTCTTTACGCGCCCGGACTTCACCCCCACGGTCTACGTGCCCCTCTTCAAGGATGTGTCGATCTACCTGGGTTGGGGATACGTGCCCTTCGCGGCCCTTGTCGTGGTCGGGGCGTCCAACGCCGTCAACCTCACCGACGGACTCGACGGACTGGCCATCGGCCCGGTCATGACGACGGCCTTTACCTACGGTGTGTTCTCGTACGTTACCGGCAATGTCAGACTCGCCGACTACCTGCAGCTCCCCTACGTGCCCGGCGTCGGTGAACTCTCCATATTCTGCGGCGCGCTTCTCTGCGCCGGTCTCGGGTTCCTCTGGTTCAACGCTTACCCGGCCGAGATGTTCATGGGCGACGTCGGGTCGCTGCCCCTCGGGGCAGCGCTGGGGCTGGTGGCGCTCGCCACCAAACAGGAGATCGTGCTGGTCGTCGTCGGCGGCGTGTTCGTCGTCGAAGCGCTTTCGGTGATCTTTCAGGTTGTGTCCTTCAAGCTTCGCCGTAAACGCGTCTTCCGTATGGCGCCGATTCATCACCACTTCGAACTCAAAGGGTGGCCCGAACCGCAGATCATCGTCCGCTTCTGGATCGTTTCGATAATCTGCGCCATTGCCGCTCTCAGTACCTTGAAGCTGCGATGA
- the murD gene encoding UDP-N-acetylmuramoyl-L-alanine--D-glutamate ligase, producing the protein MTSGFAPNRCLVLGAGKTGRSVAAFLAGRGTRIRLAERAAAALEGSPGIPGVETRVGDDRADLLDGVDLVVPSPGVAAQHPTLRRAVARGIPVVSEIELAAHFLSCPLLAVTGTNGKSTTTTLLGAMVREAGRRVFVGGNLGTPLIDACADGVAWDAVVVEVSSFQLEWVRSFRPTVAVMLNLTPDHLDRYRGMTPYGAAKARLLAAQQPGDVAVLNRDDPWVWEQRRRTRAAVVSFGREPVEFGTFVAGDALTFWGPAPGAHRFALGRVHLKGAHNRENMMAAVTAAAIWGVPPDAIQRALDATRGLPHRLELVRELRGVRFFDDSKGTNVGAMEKSLESFDCGVVLLAGGYDKGGDFRGLGPLLAGRVKHVVLFGAAGPTIDDQLPPGTDRTVTPNLAAAVEKAAALATAGDTVLLSPGCASFDEFSDYTARGRRFREIVEAL; encoded by the coding sequence ATGACATCGGGGTTCGCGCCGAACCGTTGCCTCGTTCTCGGAGCCGGGAAGACCGGCCGGAGCGTCGCGGCGTTTCTCGCCGGTCGCGGCACGAGGATCCGGCTGGCGGAGCGTGCGGCAGCGGCGCTTGAAGGTTCGCCCGGCATACCCGGCGTCGAAACGCGCGTAGGTGACGACAGGGCCGATCTTCTCGACGGCGTCGACCTTGTCGTGCCCAGTCCCGGTGTGGCCGCGCAACACCCAACGCTGCGGCGCGCCGTGGCGCGCGGTATACCGGTAGTGAGCGAGATAGAGCTTGCGGCACACTTTCTATCCTGCCCCTTGCTTGCCGTTACGGGCACCAACGGCAAGAGCACCACGACCACCCTCCTCGGTGCGATGGTCCGTGAGGCAGGCCGGCGCGTTTTTGTGGGCGGTAACCTCGGCACGCCCCTGATAGATGCGTGTGCGGACGGTGTCGCCTGGGACGCGGTTGTCGTCGAGGTGTCGAGTTTCCAACTCGAATGGGTGCGGAGCTTTCGCCCGACCGTGGCCGTCATGCTCAACCTCACTCCGGATCATCTCGATCGCTATCGCGGCATGACCCCTTACGGCGCGGCCAAGGCGCGCCTGCTCGCGGCGCAGCAGCCCGGCGACGTGGCGGTTCTTAACCGCGACGACCCGTGGGTGTGGGAACAGCGCCGGCGTACACGGGCGGCGGTAGTGTCTTTCGGCCGCGAGCCGGTCGAGTTCGGTACCTTCGTCGCCGGCGATGCCCTGACCTTCTGGGGGCCGGCACCGGGGGCGCATCGCTTCGCCCTCGGGCGGGTGCACCTGAAGGGCGCGCACAACCGCGAAAACATGATGGCGGCGGTAACCGCCGCGGCCATCTGGGGAGTGCCTCCCGATGCGATCCAGCGGGCCCTCGATGCAACCCGCGGACTGCCGCATCGGCTCGAGCTGGTCCGCGAACTAAGAGGGGTGAGGTTCTTCGACGACTCCAAGGGCACCAACGTCGGTGCGATGGAGAAGTCGCTGGAGAGCTTCGATTGCGGCGTCGTGTTGCTCGCCGGCGGGTACGACAAGGGCGGCGACTTCCGGGGCCTGGGCCCATTGCTCGCCGGTCGTGTCAAGCACGTCGTGCTCTTCGGGGCTGCCGGCCCGACCATCGATGACCAGCTTCCCCCGGGCACAGATCGCACCGTGACGCCGAACCTGGCCGCGGCGGTCGAGAAGGCCGCCGCCCTCGCGACCGCCGGCGACACCGTCCTTCTATCTCCCGGCTGTGCGAGTTTCGACGAATTTTCCGACTATACGGCCCGCGGACGGCGCTTCCGCGAGATCGTGGAGGCCCTGTGA